The genomic stretch TTTCGAAGACTATATTCCAGGACTCGAATGTGACGTCGATGGTGGATAACACGACGCCAGACGCGCTGCCCTACGGCATCGAGAGGGAAATAGTCATTATGAAACTGCTGAACCATGCAAACGTGCTCAGACTGTACGACGTTTGGGAAACAAACAGCAACTTGTACATGGTCTTGGAGTACGCAGAGAAGGGCGAGTTGTTTAACTTGCTAGTGGAAAGGGGCCCACTGCCAGAAAACGAGGCAATCAGGTTTTTCAGACAGATCATTATCGGTATCTCGTACTGCCACGCGTTGGGGATTGTACACAGAGACTTGAAACCGGAAAACTTACTTCTGGACACGAAATATAACATCAAGATCGCAGATTTTGGGATGGCAGCACTCGAGACGGAGGATAAACTCTTGGAGACGTCCTGTGGATCTCCACATTACGCAGCACCCGAAATTGTATCTGGGATCCCCTACCACGGGTTCGCCAGTGACGTGTGGTCCTGTGGGGTCATTCTCTACGCGCTTTTGACCGGGAGGTTACCCttcgacgaggaggatggGAACATCAGAAACCTGCTGTTGAAAGTTCAAGCGGGTCAATTTGAAATGCCAGAGGATGACGAAATATCGAAGGAGGCACAGAACCTAATAAGTAAGATCCTTGTAGTTAACCCTGCTGAAAGGATAACGGCAAGagatattttgaaacatCCACTGTTGCAAAAATATCCAAGCATCAAGGACTCCAAGAGTATAAGGAACTTACCCCGCGAGGACACATACCTTCATCCATTGGCGGAAACGAACTCCGCTATAGATGAAAACATCCTACAGAACCTGGTCGTTCTGTGGCACGGTAGGGACCCTGCAGAGATTCGGgtcaagttgaaggaacaTGGCGCCAACGCTGAAAAGACGCTGTACGCCATGCTGAATAGATTCAAGTTAGACGTGGAGCAggaaaatttgaagaatgaacatttgaagaacagacAATCCGGTGGACAATCCACGTCCATGGCCCCTGCAACTAATCAGAGTACCGCGGTTAACAGATCCTCGGGGAATAAAAACACGACTccgagaaagaaaaacagagCATCTGTTATAAGCGTGACCTCGTCTCATAAAAGACCAAtttctttccaaaaactccccactttgaacagtacaTCCTCACTCGCTGCGATCACGCCCAGCACATCggcaagaagaaagagacTCTCGAAAATATCAGGATACCCAGTCAGTAACGTAAATGGCTCTCCAACACCGGCGtcgaggaagaagagaaactCGATGGCAAATATCCAGGCTGCTCGCTCTTCGACTATCAAGAAGacaaacactttcaagaaaaataatagaGCTAGTAAAAGAGTGTCCATCTTACCaaataataaaaatggTACGATAGCGTCAAAGCTAATTTCGACGTACGCCAAGCTGTCAGAAGATGACGAATGGGAATACTTGGAACAAGAAACCAAGCGAACCAGTTCAAACTTCGCCACGCTGATCGATGAGATTTTCGAACACGAAAAGTATGAACAAATcaggaaagaaaaggaggaactgGCACGTAAAGTCAGAGAGGCTAAAGAGCGTGAGGAAGCGGAAAGGAAACAAAAGGAACTACAGGAAAGGGAGAAACAAAGAGAGCGCgaaagaaaggaaaacGAAACAAATGACCGTCAAAGGATAATGGAAGAAGAGATcgaaaatttgaaaaaggaaTTGGACATGATGTCACACGAGGGGAAGACCGAATCAAGATCTGTGTCTGAACCTctcaacaagaaacaaggAGGAGTGGAAATTGAAGTAAAGGAACTTCTAAGACAACGCAATGCCGCCTTACAAACAAGACCTAAATCAAGGTTAGATCCTGGTCTATTCTTCGATTCAGCAGAAAGCGATACCCGCAACCCTTCGTTGCAAGTTTTCGAAGGCGAAGTAGACAACAAGCTGAAAACCGAAAAGGCTATTCTGGAAACGATAAGAAGATCTAAATTTCTGGGCTCTTCGTTCGATATCAGTAAGGAGTTGAAGTCGGCATCAGCTAGGTCAGATTATTCCAGAGCGCCAGGACGTGTTATTACCGCTCCAAGCAATCTAGAACGTAGCGACGttcttccaaaaaatgCTATTGCCACAGCGCCTCTCCGGATACACAGTGATCAACCAGAAGTGAGAAAGATATCCGACATCAAGGTCCCTCAATTTACTAGAAAATCTAGAAACTTTTCTGAGTCCTCAAAGAGACTTTCCGTTTTGTCCATGTATTCGACGAGACAGTCTTTCAAAAATCTTTCGGATATGATGAACTTTGAGAGTGAGAACACTGATGCAGCCGAGAATAGAGGCCAGATAGCAACACCTAATAGCGCCGGCCAATCCGAGTTTCTCTTCGAAAGCGTTAATGAAGAAGCGGAAAACACGAACAACACCTCTACTGATGGGAAATTGTATGAAGTCTCTGAATCTCCGGAAAGCTCTAGTAAAAAGGGTTTGAGAGTAAACTTGTCAGACAGATACAACAAAGCTAACTCTGAAGCTGATATGGAAAATAAATTGCCGATATTACCACCTCTAGACCCTGAGATCGCTGGTCTTGGGATATATCAAGATCAACCAGAAGAGGTCAATGCCAAACCGCAAGAAAAGAAGTCTAAAAGTAAGTCAGCGGAAACTGGGGATATATCCGAAGGTGAGCCAGAAGTGAGTGACCTAAAAGCTGAGAACATTAGAAAAGCTCCTCAACCTCCTATAacggaaaaaaagaaactggatgccaagaaacagaggaaTGACGAGAGAACTAAGGCATCGAAGGAGAACACATTTTCTAACAATTTCCTGAGAAAACTATCCGGTCAGTCGAATACGACAACTCAATCGGTCAAGAAGACCAAACTGGGTGCGGAAGACGGCATACACACAACGGTTTCTGCTACGCAGATGTACCAAGGGTTGTACAATCTGCTGCGTGGGTGGGGATCGTACGGTCTAAAGAGCATCAAAGGTAACAGTGAAAACATGACCATCACTGGGAAATTGGCAAGTGAAAATATTCTTTCCCTACGTTCAACCATCTTTGAGATTATTATAATAAGGGAAGGTAAGGGCAGCAAAGTGgatatcaaaaagaaatcgGGTTCTACCAAGGCTGTTAACAGATTAGCTGGTGAAGTGAAAAACGTGCTTGTTAAGGAAGGAGTTATGATCACAATCAAATAATCAAAACAGGTACTCCTCACctcgacgacaacaacTGGACACTCAATGGTATAATCTTATACAAAAGTAAATACATAAACATAGCAGCGTGTAATATAAAAGAGAGCTACTGCCTCTTTGAATAAAATCTTGTGTTGAGGGCTGGAATGTTTAGTAGTATTGTTTGTGGGGTGGACGGTAGTTAAAGCCCCCAGTGGTACTGAACAGGTTGTGAAATTTCAACTTCCAAATCAGATGCGAAAGCGGACACTAAGGTAGgatccttcaaaaacttcttcCCTATGAGAATCAAGTCCAGTCCACTGTCCTTTATTGTATTTTCTGCATCTAGGCCATCGTTAACTCTCGTTGGTGATGCGAGATTCAATTTGAGACCCCTCCCATCGAGTCTATGCCTGAGCTCTTGTAAGAACTGTTTTCTTGGTAGGTAGCCCTCTAATTTGAGGTCCCGTTTGTAAGTGAAAACGATATCCACTACGTCTATTCCGAGCTGTGCTAGCACCAAACACAGGTCGATGGTGTCGCGTTGCGTCCAAGCGCCTTCTTCCTCCGATTTCTCACAGTCGGTTAATCTCATGAAGATGGGCACCTGGCGATCGACATTCGCCTTCACAGAGCGGGCCAAGTCCAGCAGGTACCGCATTCTGTTTGACGGTGGACCCCCATAGCAGTCTTGCCGATGGTTAGTTGCGGAGaacagaaagttttgagCGGGGGACCCGTAGCTGCCCTGAATCTCTACGAAATCGTAACGTGCCACTTCTACGGCGAGCTTGCTGCTCTTCGCCCAGTCGTCGACGCTTGCACGAATGTCCTCTGAGGACCAGTGGTCAATTGGCGGTGACTTAAAACTTCCCAATTGGCAGCCAATGACCCCCCTGTGCTGGTGGGCAAACTCGACTATACTGCTGTAGTGGTGTTTCGCAGTCATCTCGTCCCAAAGCCCCAAGTCCCGCGAGGAATTGATTCCATCTGGGGACACCGCGGAGCACTCGACGATAATCAACCCGGGTCCGCGCAAAGCTAGTGCCCCGTAGTGCACCTGGTGGAAATTGGTCGGCTTGGAATCCACCGCGGAGTTCATGCACATGGGCGACACTCCGATGCGGTTGGGAACCGTAAGGGACTTGATCTTGAGCGGCGTGAACAAAGAAGGTGCTTGCGCATTTGCGCATCCAACAAGTTCACCAAGCGATGACCCAGTTCCAGGCATACCAGTACCGCTTATCCCTTGCTGCGATACTCTGTTGTTGCGATCTGCAGGGATCAGGTACCGTCTTCAATACAGAGAAAAGGGACACTAAGAGGGTGGTGTTGCACGAAGCCATTAGCTCCTTCCTCTCCCCATGTGAGGTGTGTAAGACCCAGGAGCCTCTATGATGACGATGCAGTGGGTGATTCTGATAGTGATCGCATTGGTgggtgctgctgttcaatcTGCGGAGACGCTGGAAATGACATTCCGCGTCACGCAGGAGGTCAATGCGGAGGGCAGGCCCATCGTGTCCATCAACGGGTTTCTGACGACGTACGGGCCGGAGATACGGGTCCAGCAGGGCCAGTTGCTGCGGCTGACTGTGGTGAACGAGTTATGCTCTGACGGTGGGTTTGAGAGCGATGCTTTGACTCAGGCATACTGCGAGACGTCATTACATATCCATGGTTTGGTTCCCTTGGAGAACAGCGTGGATGGTGTCCCGCAATTGACACAGGAACCGATCCATCGGGGGGACAGTTACACGTACACAATCAGGATCCCGGACGATGCGTGTGGGACTTTCTGGTACCATTCGCACTCGTCAGTGCAGTACGGCGATGGGATGAGAGGCGTGTTCATAGTGGAATGCCCAGCGATGGACCAGCTCATCAGTGACGTGGTCCGCACCATTGGCGATGGTGATGTTCAACCGGGCCGTTTGGAACTGGGAACTTCGAGGACAAGTGAATTCCCTGTTAATCTGTCGggtgttcaagaacaagtgtTCACGCTCAGCGACTACTACTTGGATGGGAACCTGGACATCTTGAAGAGCAGCGTTTGGGGCCCTGAAGGCGGTCCAGACCCTCGCGTTGAGGAATCGCTCATAAACGGCAGTGCTCAGGACAACGTGGTATTTCTACTGGAAGGTTCGAGCAAGTATCTGAAACTGCGGGTGGTGAACACCGGGATGTCCGGCACGCAGATACTCCACCTGCTGGGTCACAAGATAATCGTTATTGAGACAGATGGGGTGCTAATTGTACCATTTGTGGTGGAGACACTCACGCTGGCTGTAGGGCAGCGGTACACCGTGGTGGTGAAGTTGCAAAGTGACTCTCCAGTACAACTGATTAACGGGTGCGGCAAGATGATGGGATACGTCCGGAAGACCGCTTGGTTGGCCCACAGGCCAGCAATTGGGGATCCCCCGAATCAATTGTCCGCTGAGGACATCTCGATTAGAAAGCTCCCCGGGTTCCATACAAACGACCTTTACCGAGACTTCAAACCCCTAGACGCGATATCCGGGACAGAATGGGTACCCCCGGATACGACAGTCACTTTCGAGTACCAGTACGATTCCGGGTCCTCTGTTAAACAGAAGTTTGGAACTGGGATGTACACGGTCAACGGCCGCGTGTTCGAGGAGTATTTCGCGGATCCTGTACCGCTAGCGGGCTCGCAGATTGTCGAGATTGTGGTCAACGCTCTGGACCATATGCGGCACCCATGGCACCTTCACGGCCACCATTTCCAAGTGGTATCTCTTGGGGGCGGTGGTGAGGGCCCACTGCGAGATGACAACCCTCGGGCGCGAGCCCGCTATGCCCAAGACGTGGCTCACTGGCAGGAGACCGGTGAAACACCGATGACTCGCGACAGCATCAACATCGCGGGCAACAGTTTTGCTGTGTTGCGGATCGTCACTGATCACCCTGGTCTTTGGGCATTGCACTGCCACGCGGAGTGGCACATGATGAAGGGTCTCGGCGTCGTTCTAGATGAGCAGgctgctactactactaccactaccactaATACTAttactgctactactactactgctaAGATGACGACAGGGAAGGGCAAGATAGTTGCTCTTCTCGTGTACGCCCTCGtgatgttgctgctgtgcaCTGCACTGTACCACCACTTCGAGGCACCCACGGTGAAGCACACGATACATCTTGGAGCACGGGTCTAGTGGTGAAGCACCAACACCCTGAGCGTCTCTTCCCCGTAAACTGCGACTGCCGCATCATCTCTGcgtttcttcaattttaaGTCGTTTCTGTTTCGAGTTTCGGTTACACTTTGAGAGTGAGAAGGAGTGCTCTCGAGGTTGGCACTGGTTGCACTCGCACGGGCATACACATACGCTTTGCAAGGTGGTAACAGGATAGACACTAAGGTACAACACGTTGCACGAAGAACAGCGAGAGATGGAGCTACCTACGGTGAGCAGCAACTCGAGCATCTCCGATAATCCGGAATTAAGAAACTACTACGATAAcctgctgttcaagaaccaGAGCGGGAAGTCATTGACGGACCTGCCCCGCCAACTTAGACAGCAGCACGGCGAGGTGTCGCCCTGGGCTGTGACCGGGACGCGTCCCGCACCTAGACCCGATCAGGTTTACCCCGGGGACGAGGCTGTACAGGTCGGTAGTTTTGACTTCATCAACGGGTTTCAGAACACACTCACAATGCCCTCGACACACGGTGGTCGCTTCAATACGCCCGCGGCGCAATTCTTCCAGCCCACAGGCGAGAGGGTCTCCACGGCATCGACGGGCGTGTCTATGCCGTTTGCAGCAAGCAACTCGTTTCTCCCCTCCGTGACACAGCTGCACTCGCGGAGCAACAACGACTCGCAACTTTTTAGAGGCACTATGGGAAGGAGAATGTCTACGGACAACGCTCCTCCGACGTTCGGGGCGGCCACGGGTCCCCCTGCAGCGGTGTACATGGGTGGATCGCTCTCGCATGACACTAGAAACAGAatgcaacagcagaaacCGATCGGCAGTGAAAGGAGGTCCTCTTACATCTCGGATCACTTGATTGATGCGCACCCGCCCCATTGGAATGGCCCGGACAGCTCCCAACAACAGGTGCCACAAATTGGTGGTGCTTACCAGCCCAGACAGGCGCAGCTGCACAGCAGACAAAACAGACCGCAGTGCGATACTGGGGATTTCAACGCGGTAGCGACTTATCAAAGCAACAATGCAGTGTTCGAACATGGCTACCGCGGACAAGTGGACCGGCACTACACTGCTGCCCCGGAATTGCCCATGGAAAACGGCTTGTTGTGCATCAACGGCATGGAGATTGTGTCGTCCCCCGACTTGCACCAACTGTACGAAAACTGCGGACTGAACTACTTCTCAAGCCAAGTCACTTACGAGTTCATTGACTATATTAAGGTCCTTGTGGGTGATGCTCCCAAGAGCTCCCAGCACACAGAAGACTCCAAGGTTGGGGCAGTGCAGCAATTCATAGACTTTTTGAGAAACTGCAATGCGAACTTCACCTCAAACGCAATCATGAAAGACTACAATATCGGCGGTCTGAACAAACTGGGGGTGAACAACTCCTCTGTCAACGTCGGGAACTCGTCCAACTTTTCCCAAGATAAACCACTCGTCCTTGTTGCGTTGAAGAACGGGAAGTTGGAACTTCTGTCCACGCAGCAGAATTCAAAcctgttcttgaagagagGGGACTTGGTCATTATTGACGGAGACCGTGGTAAGGACCTCGTGCAAGTCATCGAGCCCCGTGTGTCACTGAACTTGGCCCTATTCACAAACTTCCTCAAGAAGAAAGTCCACTTTGACTCGTTGATCACCTCAAAGAGCCAGCATTACCCTAACAGCGATTTCATCCGGTCCCTTGTTGGGTCCAAGCAGGGGTCGAAAACTACAGAGCTCAACTCAAAACTGTACGATGTGATTGAGCTGACACAGTTGATCATCCCCTCGAAGCAGGTCCTCAGATTTGCAACGCCTTTGGAGGTTACCACAAATTTGCATCACAAATTCCAAGATGAGCTCAAGGCGTTACACATCGCGCAGTTGAAGTTGCAATTGCTAAACGGTAACAGACAAAGCAATAACGAGGAGAACGGCGGGTCACACGCCCACAAAAAGCCGCTCAACATCAAAATTCTAAACACGGAATTCCAATTCGATCGCAAGAAGCTAACCTTCTACTACATCTGCGAGGAGAGAAACGACTTCAGGGAGCTGATCAAAgaacttttcaaattctACAAGACGCGGATCTGGCTCTGCGCTATCCCGAATAACTTGAGCATCGACTCAAAGTACTACGACGACCAACGGAGGGAACTTAACCTTTACGAAGACATGGTTAAAAACTACACCGCAGAAAACCCGAAATCGGCGGATACCGTGATCCAAGAGGACGACTCCGTTCTGGCGCCGCCGTTGAATAAAATCCAGCTGGACAACTTCCAGATTGGTGTCTACAAGGAGTTGGTCAATGAACTCTTCTGAACACAAAATTATATCAAATATTCTTCGCCAAAGActcaaaaaattacaagaaaacccaccaaaaaaaga from Huiozyma naganishii CBS 8797 chromosome 6, complete genome encodes the following:
- the GIN4 gene encoding protein kinase GIN4 (similar to Saccharomyces cerevisiae KCC4 (YCL024W) and GIN4 (YDR507C); ancestral locus Anc_1.52); translation: MITNKTTPTIKGDQIGSWKMGETLGLGSTGKVQLAYNKTTGNQAAIKVISKTIFQDSNVTSMVDNTTPDALPYGIEREIVIMKLLNHANVLRLYDVWETNSNLYMVLEYAEKGELFNLLVERGPLPENEAIRFFRQIIIGISYCHALGIVHRDLKPENLLLDTKYNIKIADFGMAALETEDKLLETSCGSPHYAAPEIVSGIPYHGFASDVWSCGVILYALLTGRLPFDEEDGNIRNLLLKVQAGQFEMPEDDEISKEAQNLISKILVVNPAERITARDILKHPLLQKYPSIKDSKSIRNLPREDTYLHPLAETNSAIDENILQNLVVLWHGRDPAEIRVKLKEHGANAEKTLYAMLNRFKLDVEQENLKNEHLKNRQSGGQSTSMAPATNQSTAVNRSSGNKNTTPRKKNRASVISVTSSHKRPISFQKLPTLNSTSSLAAITPSTSARRKRLSKISGYPVSNVNGSPTPASRKKRNSMANIQAARSSTIKKTNTFKKNNRASKRVSILPNNKNGTIASKLISTYAKLSEDDEWEYLEQETKRTSSNFATLIDEIFEHEKYEQIRKEKEELARKVREAKEREEAERKQKELQEREKQRERERKENETNDRQRIMEEEIENLKKELDMMSHEGKTESRSVSEPLNKKQGGVEIEVKELLRQRNAALQTRPKSRLDPGLFFDSAESDTRNPSLQVFEGEVDNKLKTEKAILETIRRSKFLGSSFDISKELKSASARSDYSRAPGRVITAPSNLERSDVLPKNAIATAPLRIHSDQPEVRKISDIKVPQFTRKSRNFSESSKRLSVLSMYSTRQSFKNLSDMMNFESENTDAAENRGQIATPNSAGQSEFLFESVNEEAENTNNTSTDGKLYEVSESPESSSKKGLRVNLSDRYNKANSEADMENKLPILPPLDPEIAGLGIYQDQPEEVNAKPQEKKSKSKSAETGDISEGEPEVSDLKAENIRKAPQPPITEKKKLDAKKQRNDERTKASKENTFSNNFLRKLSGQSNTTTQSVKKTKLGAEDGIHTTVSATQMYQGLYNLLRGWGSYGLKSIKGNSENMTITGKLASENILSLRSTIFEIIIIREGKGSKVDIKKKSGSTKAVNRLAGEVKNVLVKEGVMITIK
- the KNAG0F00300 gene encoding uncharacterized protein (ancestral locus Anc_1.53); translation: MPGTGSSLGELVGCANAQAPSLFTPLKIKSLTVPNRIGVSPMCMNSAVDSKPTNFHQVHYGALALRGPGLIIVECSAVSPDGINSSRDLGLWDEMTAKHHYSSIVEFAHQHRGVIGCQLGSFKSPPIDHWSSEDIRASVDDWAKSSKLAVEVARYDFVEIQGSYGSPAQNFLFSATNHRQDCYGGPPSNRMRYLLDLARSVKANVDRQVPIFMRLTDCEKSEEEGAWTQRDTIDLCLVLAQLGIDVVDIVFTYKRDLKLEGYLPRKQFLQELRHRLDGRGLKLNLASPTRVNDGLDAENTIKDSGLDLILIGKKFLKDPTLVSAFASDLEVEISQPVQYHWGL
- the GMC1 gene encoding putative oxidoreductase (similar to Saccharomyces cerevisiae YDR506C; ancestral locus Anc_1.54); translated protein: MMTMQWVILIVIALVGAAVQSAETLEMTFRVTQEVNAEGRPIVSINGFLTTYGPEIRVQQGQLLRLTVVNELCSDGGFESDALTQAYCETSLHIHGLVPLENSVDGVPQLTQEPIHRGDSYTYTIRIPDDACGTFWYHSHSSVQYGDGMRGVFIVECPAMDQLISDVVRTIGDGDVQPGRLELGTSRTSEFPVNLSGVQEQVFTLSDYYLDGNLDILKSSVWGPEGGPDPRVEESLINGSAQDNVVFLLEGSSKYLKLRVVNTGMSGTQILHLLGHKIIVIETDGVLIVPFVVETLTLAVGQRYTVVVKLQSDSPVQLINGCGKMMGYVRKTAWLAHRPAIGDPPNQLSAEDISIRKLPGFHTNDLYRDFKPLDAISGTEWVPPDTTVTFEYQYDSGSSVKQKFGTGMYTVNGRVFEEYFADPVPLAGSQIVEIVVNALDHMRHPWHLHGHHFQVVSLGGGGEGPLRDDNPRARARYAQDVAHWQETGETPMTRDSINIAGNSFAVLRIVTDHPGLWALHCHAEWHMMKGLGVVLDEQAATTTTTTTNTITATTTTAKMTTGKGKIVALLVYALVMLLLCTALYHHFEAPTVKHTIHLGARV
- the KNAG0F00320 gene encoding PSP1 family protein (similar to Saccharomyces cerevisiae PSP1 (YDR505C) and YLR177W; ancestral locus Anc_1.55); this translates as MELPTVSSNSSISDNPELRNYYDNLLFKNQSGKSLTDLPRQLRQQHGEVSPWAVTGTRPAPRPDQVYPGDEAVQVGSFDFINGFQNTLTMPSTHGGRFNTPAAQFFQPTGERVSTASTGVSMPFAASNSFLPSVTQLHSRSNNDSQLFRGTMGRRMSTDNAPPTFGAATGPPAAVYMGGSLSHDTRNRMQQQKPIGSERRSSYISDHLIDAHPPHWNGPDSSQQQVPQIGGAYQPRQAQLHSRQNRPQCDTGDFNAVATYQSNNAVFEHGYRGQVDRHYTAAPELPMENGLLCINGMEIVSSPDLHQLYENCGLNYFSSQVTYEFIDYIKVLVGDAPKSSQHTEDSKVGAVQQFIDFLRNCNANFTSNAIMKDYNIGGLNKLGVNNSSVNVGNSSNFSQDKPLVLVALKNGKLELLSTQQNSNLFLKRGDLVIIDGDRGKDLVQVIEPRVSLNLALFTNFLKKKVHFDSLITSKSQHYPNSDFIRSLVGSKQGSKTTELNSKLYDVIELTQLIIPSKQVLRFATPLEVTTNLHHKFQDELKALHIAQLKLQLLNGNRQSNNEENGGSHAHKKPLNIKILNTEFQFDRKKLTFYYICEERNDFRELIKELFKFYKTRIWLCAIPNNLSIDSKYYDDQRRELNLYEDMVKNYTAENPKSADTVIQEDDSVLAPPLNKIQLDNFQIGVYKELVNELF